In a genomic window of Methylophaga thalassica:
- a CDS encoding glutaminyl-peptide cyclotransferase — protein sequence MMKLKNILLATLIMASTTVWAEPSHRVFVTNEKDNTVSVIDTKTNEVINTINIGERPRGIGLSPDQKQLYVAISEEGAIAVVDLDTLKVVKKLEAGDDPETFDVAPNGNIYISNEDDAQASVIDPKTGKIIEVIPVGLEPEGVAVSPDGSLALVTSESTNMVHVIDTAKHKVVKNILVAARPRGLAFNSDGSLAYSTSEVGNEVTIIDTKSLSIIKQASIDLPNSKPMDIAVSPDDKTIYVTTGRGNSVAVLDAKTLEMKANVPVGKRVWGLGMTRDGSRLYTADGVSSTVSVVDTATNKTIKTIEVGKFPWGVVVDD from the coding sequence ATGATGAAATTAAAAAATATATTATTAGCCACATTGATTATGGCCAGTACAACCGTTTGGGCTGAGCCATCACACCGTGTTTTTGTCACTAATGAAAAAGACAATACGGTCAGCGTCATTGATACAAAAACCAATGAAGTGATAAACACCATTAATATTGGGGAGCGGCCAAGAGGGATTGGTTTATCACCGGATCAAAAACAACTCTACGTTGCTATTAGTGAAGAAGGTGCGATAGCCGTTGTTGATTTAGATACGCTGAAAGTGGTGAAAAAGTTGGAAGCGGGAGACGATCCTGAAACATTTGATGTAGCACCGAATGGCAATATTTATATATCTAACGAGGATGATGCTCAAGCCAGTGTTATTGATCCGAAAACAGGCAAAATCATTGAAGTCATTCCTGTTGGTTTGGAACCCGAAGGTGTTGCCGTTTCACCTGATGGTAGCTTGGCACTTGTTACTAGTGAATCCACTAATATGGTTCATGTGATTGATACGGCTAAACATAAAGTGGTAAAAAACATTTTAGTTGCTGCCCGTCCTCGTGGTCTGGCATTTAACAGTGACGGCTCGTTGGCTTACTCAACCAGTGAAGTAGGTAATGAAGTGACGATTATTGATACAAAATCATTGTCAATTATCAAACAGGCTTCTATCGACTTACCTAACTCCAAGCCTATGGATATTGCTGTTAGTCCAGATGATAAAACCATCTATGTAACAACGGGACGTGGTAACTCCGTCGCTGTTTTAGATGCTAAAACACTGGAAATGAAAGCAAATGTACCTGTTGGTAAACGTGTATGGGGCTTGGGTATGACGCGAGATGGCTCACGTTTATATACAGCTGATGGTGTCAGTAGCACCGTTTCTGTAGTAGACACAGCAACAAATAAAACAATTAAAACGATCGAAGTGGGCAAATTCCCATGGGGTGTCGTTGTTGACGATTAA
- a CDS encoding UbiX family flavin prenyltransferase has product MLDQQQIALAITGASGAPYAKRLLEVLLQQGLTVHLMISTAGRIVLADELDWKLPARASDVQTKLVQELNCHPEQLLVYGEQQWSSPLASGSHRVPTMIVCPCTMGSLSAIACGQSDNLINRAADVMLKEDRKLIVVPREAPFSVIHLENMLKLAKLGVCILPPNPGFYFNPTSLNELVDFVVARILDQAKIEHNLMPRWGD; this is encoded by the coding sequence ATGTTAGATCAGCAGCAGATCGCATTAGCCATTACAGGCGCTTCAGGTGCACCTTATGCAAAGCGTTTACTGGAGGTGCTGTTACAACAAGGTCTCACTGTGCATTTAATGATTTCCACTGCAGGCAGAATCGTGCTTGCTGATGAGCTTGATTGGAAATTACCGGCGCGGGCGAGTGATGTTCAAACGAAATTAGTTCAAGAGCTTAACTGCCACCCTGAACAATTACTGGTGTATGGTGAACAGCAATGGTCATCACCATTGGCAAGCGGATCTCATCGCGTGCCAACCATGATTGTGTGTCCATGTACCATGGGGAGCTTATCGGCTATCGCCTGCGGGCAGAGTGATAATTTGATAAACCGCGCTGCCGACGTCATGCTCAAAGAAGATCGCAAATTGATCGTAGTGCCGAGGGAAGCACCATTTTCAGTGATTCATCTGGAAAATATGCTGAAGCTTGCTAAGCTTGGCGTGTGTATTTTACCTCCCAATCCCGGCTTTTATTTTAATCCTACATCCTTGAATGAATTGGTCGACTTTGTTGTCGCTCGGATACTGGATCAGGCGAAAATAGAACATAATCTGATGCCTCGTTGGGGAGACTGA
- the djlA gene encoding co-chaperone DjlA — protein sequence MFKWIGLILGFLLLSTMSVGLLILGIFGALIGLIFGGFADRVRAYGLGGANPFTNQTRQAVFLETVFVLMGKLAKADGRISQIEIDHVEAFIKKMGMSGEHRQEAIRQFKRGAEPDFDINETVTKFKQHCGNTFNLKQVLLVYLTVMALADGKLDPQERQILEQVSSQLGYSRAEFNRILDMVLSQANFSSGYQQQYSSGQHRSSVNDLAEAYKALGVTEQSSNQEIKRAYRKLMSQYHPDKLMGQGVPEDMIAVATEQAKEIQLAYDLIKKSRGLN from the coding sequence ATGTTTAAGTGGATAGGCCTGATTTTAGGCTTCTTATTATTAAGCACCATGAGTGTTGGTTTACTGATTCTGGGTATTTTTGGTGCCCTGATAGGGCTTATATTTGGTGGTTTTGCTGATCGTGTACGGGCTTATGGACTTGGTGGCGCGAATCCTTTTACCAACCAAACTCGTCAAGCCGTCTTCCTGGAAACAGTCTTTGTATTGATGGGGAAATTAGCAAAAGCTGATGGCCGTATCAGTCAAATTGAAATCGACCATGTTGAAGCCTTTATCAAAAAAATGGGCATGTCTGGTGAGCACAGACAAGAAGCTATTCGTCAGTTCAAACGTGGCGCTGAACCCGACTTTGATATCAACGAAACAGTGACGAAATTTAAACAGCACTGCGGCAACACCTTTAATCTAAAACAAGTCTTACTGGTCTATCTGACAGTGATGGCTTTGGCTGATGGTAAACTCGACCCACAAGAAAGACAGATTCTGGAACAGGTTTCATCACAACTGGGTTATAGCCGAGCAGAGTTTAATCGAATCCTCGATATGGTGTTAAGTCAGGCTAATTTTTCAAGCGGCTATCAACAACAATATTCATCTGGCCAGCATCGCTCGTCAGTGAATGATCTTGCGGAAGCCTATAAGGCACTGGGCGTAACAGAACAGAGTTCCAATCAGGAAATTAAACGCGCTTATCGCAAATTAATGAGCCAATACCATCCTGATAAATTAATGGGTCAAGGTGTACCTGAAGATATGATTGCTGTTGCAACTGAGCAAGCAAAAGAAATTCAGCTGGCTTATGATCTCATCAAGAAATCTCGTGGATTGAACTGA
- a CDS encoding ABC transporter substrate-binding protein: MSKLKKLGLMVLFIWPQIIFANPINVTLHYIGPTDGQVWAGVQQGLTEANLQGQFLGQNYQVKNVTEQELAALPESEITAVLVGTDAKHILDVAKMKKLAHVPVFNLSSDADGLRQACLSNLLNIPLSKQMKADALAQWQAKNPDTLVTAHAWHHDFVKFAASQLNKRFTRNHKTQMDDDAWAGWAAVKMLSDTVARTQKIDAAGMLNYLKNDLSFDGQKGDTATFRETGQLRQIVLLIDKDDNIVAEAPLRGVKGGLDSLGMVTCKK, from the coding sequence ATGAGTAAGTTAAAAAAGCTGGGCCTTATGGTTTTATTTATCTGGCCACAAATTATCTTTGCCAACCCAATTAATGTCACTCTTCATTATATTGGTCCAACAGATGGGCAGGTTTGGGCTGGGGTTCAGCAAGGACTAACAGAGGCTAATCTGCAGGGACAGTTTTTAGGACAAAATTATCAAGTCAAAAATGTCACCGAACAAGAACTTGCTGCTCTGCCAGAATCTGAAATAACGGCGGTACTGGTGGGAACAGATGCTAAACATATTCTCGACGTTGCCAAAATGAAAAAATTAGCCCATGTACCTGTGTTTAACCTGAGCTCTGATGCTGATGGATTACGTCAGGCATGTTTATCGAATTTATTGAATATCCCTTTGAGTAAACAAATGAAAGCTGATGCACTCGCTCAATGGCAGGCAAAGAATCCTGATACATTGGTGACGGCTCATGCATGGCATCATGATTTTGTTAAGTTTGCTGCTTCACAATTGAATAAACGATTCACCAGAAATCACAAAACACAAATGGATGATGATGCTTGGGCTGGTTGGGCAGCGGTGAAGATGTTGTCAGATACTGTTGCCAGAACGCAAAAAATTGATGCTGCAGGAATGTTGAACTACCTCAAGAATGACTTGTCATTTGATGGGCAGAAAGGGGATACCGCGACATTCAGAGAAACAGGGCAATTACGTCAGATTGTTTTACTGATTGACAAGGACGATAACATTGTCGCCGAAGCACCATTGAGAGGTGTAAAAGGTGGTTTAGATAGTCTTGGAATGGTTACCTGTAAAAAATAA
- the ubiB gene encoding ubiquinone biosynthesis regulatory protein kinase UbiB, with product MKANQLSRLIQINHVLAKHRLDEVIKAIHLLRPLRYFSFLSPHRWRNKQSTLPRGERLRLALQDLGPIFVKFGQVLSTRRDLLPPDIANSLAKLQDQVAPFPAEQAKQLIDKAYEAESLNELFAHIEPEPLASASIAQVHAATLKNGEQVVIKLVRPGIEPIIKRDIALLYTLASFAERYWSEGKRLRPREIVAELEKNLFDELDMLREASSASQLQRNFEGTTLLYVPKIYWKLTKPNILVQERIYGTPISDTEGLIAKGVDMAKLAEMGVEIFFTQVFKHSFFHADMHPGNIMVDIHDPKKPKYVAVDFGIMGTLSPDDQRYLAENFLAFFNHDYRRVAELHVQSGWVPADTRLDEFEAAIRSVCEPIFARPLKEISFGQLLLRLFQTARRFNMEVQPQLVLLQKTLLNIEGLGRDLYPDLDLWKTAKPILETWMKEKMGWQAALRTLQQEAPHWAETLPEMPRLLYDLSKRAQEGQFNVNLASADIQQLRKEIKQASYRSAAVTAGAAFLVGAAVITGLDGYATTMFAGLPILSWVFGLWGLGLIYFSISKKS from the coding sequence ATGAAGGCTAATCAGTTATCCAGACTGATTCAAATCAATCATGTCCTGGCAAAACATCGCCTGGACGAAGTGATAAAAGCGATTCATCTGTTACGTCCACTTCGATATTTCAGTTTTTTATCTCCTCATCGCTGGCGCAATAAACAATCGACACTTCCCAGAGGCGAAAGATTAAGACTGGCGCTACAAGACTTAGGCCCTATTTTTGTCAAATTTGGTCAGGTGCTTTCCACTCGCCGGGATCTGCTGCCACCGGATATTGCCAACTCACTGGCCAAATTACAGGATCAGGTTGCCCCCTTTCCTGCGGAACAAGCCAAACAACTCATCGATAAAGCGTATGAAGCAGAATCACTGAATGAATTATTCGCTCATATTGAACCAGAGCCTCTTGCCTCAGCCTCTATTGCACAAGTCCATGCCGCGACCTTGAAAAATGGTGAACAAGTTGTAATAAAGCTGGTACGTCCCGGCATAGAACCTATTATTAAACGTGATATTGCCTTGTTATATACTCTGGCATCCTTCGCCGAACGATATTGGTCTGAAGGCAAACGCCTACGTCCGAGAGAAATCGTTGCTGAGCTGGAAAAGAACCTGTTTGATGAACTCGACATGCTGCGTGAAGCATCCTCGGCATCACAACTACAGCGTAATTTTGAAGGCACCACTTTACTCTACGTGCCGAAGATATATTGGAAACTGACAAAACCCAATATTCTGGTTCAAGAACGTATCTATGGCACCCCTATTAGCGATACTGAAGGTTTGATTGCCAAAGGGGTGGATATGGCTAAGCTCGCAGAAATGGGCGTTGAAATATTTTTCACCCAAGTCTTCAAACATAGTTTTTTCCATGCCGATATGCATCCCGGCAATATCATGGTGGATATTCATGATCCAAAAAAACCGAAATATGTGGCTGTCGATTTCGGCATTATGGGAACCTTGTCACCAGATGATCAGCGTTATCTCGCAGAAAACTTTCTTGCCTTTTTTAATCATGATTATCGTCGTGTGGCAGAGTTACATGTGCAATCTGGTTGGGTGCCAGCTGACACACGCTTGGATGAGTTTGAAGCCGCTATACGCAGTGTTTGTGAGCCTATTTTCGCAAGGCCACTAAAAGAAATTTCTTTCGGACAGTTGTTATTAAGACTGTTTCAAACAGCGCGTCGTTTCAATATGGAAGTCCAGCCACAACTGGTTTTACTACAAAAAACCCTACTCAATATTGAAGGCTTGGGCCGTGACCTCTATCCCGATCTGGATCTCTGGAAAACAGCCAAACCGATTTTAGAAACATGGATGAAAGAAAAAATGGGCTGGCAAGCCGCTTTAAGAACATTACAACAAGAAGCGCCACATTGGGCTGAAACCTTACCTGAAATGCCACGTCTATTATATGACTTGAGCAAACGTGCTCAGGAAGGTCAATTCAACGTAAATTTAGCATCAGCCGATATTCAGCAATTACGTAAAGAAATCAAGCAAGCCAGCTACCGTAGTGCCGCTGTTACAGCCGGCGCTGCTTTCCTGGTTGGTGCCGCAGTGATTACCGGGCTTGATGGTTATGCGACGACGATGTTTGCCGGCCTCCCAATTCTCAGCTGGGTGTTTGGTTTATGGGGGCTTGGCCTCATTTATTTTAGTATTTCAAAGAAAAGTTAA
- the mpl gene encoding UDP-N-acetylmuramate:L-alanyl-gamma-D-glutamyl-meso-diaminopimelate ligase, which yields MHIHILGICGTFMGGLAILARELGMTVSGSDANVYPPMSDQLAAAGIDVREGYKSEHLEPAPDLVVMGNAMSRGNPAVEYVLNKGLPYVSGPQWLNEHVLQGKWVLAVSGTHGKTTTSSLLAWILEHADMAPGFLIGGVPDNFGETARLGKTPFFVIEADEYDTAFFDKRSKFVHYMPRTLIINNLEFDHADIFDDLAAIQKQFHHLVRTVPEQGLILAPQEKAIEHVFNMGCWTPRQTLGADGDWQATLLKNDGSEFEVRHGEATGRVVWDMLGQHNVSNALAAIAAAHHVGVTLEHACEALSVFAGVKRRLELKGEINNIRVYDDFAHHPTAIATTIAGLRAKVGNRRLIAVLEPRSNTMKMGVHQETLAQSLIQADRVLLLQDADLKWSLKQVTETLGDHVSVFDSVDAIVKTISNEAQSGDEILVMSNGGFGGIHQRILEAIA from the coding sequence ATGCATATTCATATACTGGGGATTTGTGGCACGTTTATGGGTGGACTTGCCATTTTAGCCAGAGAGCTTGGCATGACAGTGAGTGGTTCAGATGCCAATGTGTATCCACCGATGAGTGATCAGCTTGCTGCCGCAGGCATTGATGTCAGGGAGGGATACAAATCTGAACATTTAGAGCCTGCCCCTGACTTAGTGGTGATGGGCAATGCCATGTCACGAGGTAATCCGGCTGTAGAGTATGTTTTAAATAAAGGTCTTCCCTATGTTTCTGGTCCACAGTGGCTGAATGAACATGTGCTGCAAGGGAAATGGGTGTTGGCTGTTTCTGGTACACATGGAAAAACAACCACCAGTAGTTTATTAGCTTGGATTCTCGAGCATGCCGATATGGCGCCTGGTTTCCTTATCGGCGGGGTGCCTGATAATTTTGGGGAAACAGCAAGACTCGGTAAAACGCCCTTTTTTGTAATTGAGGCAGATGAGTACGATACGGCGTTTTTTGATAAGCGTTCTAAATTTGTCCATTACATGCCCAGAACGTTGATTATTAATAATCTTGAATTTGACCATGCTGATATTTTTGATGATTTGGCCGCTATTCAAAAACAGTTTCATCATTTAGTTCGGACTGTGCCTGAGCAAGGTTTGATTCTTGCGCCACAAGAGAAAGCAATTGAGCATGTCTTCAATATGGGCTGTTGGACGCCACGCCAAACACTGGGCGCTGATGGGGATTGGCAAGCGACATTATTGAAGAATGATGGTAGCGAGTTTGAAGTACGCCATGGTGAAGCCACTGGCCGCGTTGTATGGGATATGCTCGGTCAGCATAATGTGAGTAATGCCCTTGCGGCAATAGCGGCAGCTCATCATGTGGGTGTCACGCTTGAACATGCCTGTGAAGCTTTATCAGTGTTTGCCGGTGTTAAACGACGGCTGGAGCTGAAAGGCGAAATTAATAATATTCGAGTGTATGATGATTTTGCTCATCACCCAACAGCCATTGCCACCACTATTGCTGGATTAAGAGCCAAAGTAGGAAACCGTCGGCTGATTGCTGTGCTTGAGCCTCGCTCGAATACCATGAAAATGGGCGTGCATCAGGAGACATTGGCTCAGTCTTTAATTCAGGCAGACAGAGTGTTATTGCTTCAGGATGCTGATTTGAAATGGTCACTAAAACAAGTCACAGAAACACTGGGCGATCATGTCAGTGTATTTGATTCTGTCGACGCTATTGTTAAAACAATTAGCAATGAAGCACAGTCTGGTGATGAAATTTTAGTGATGAGTAATGGTGGTTTTGGTGGTATTCATCAGCGGATTTTAGAGGCGATTGCCTAA
- a CDS encoding formate--tetrahydrofolate ligase, which yields MSDIEIAQQASMQEVTSLAEEKLGLASHHIDPYGRFKAKVSLEVMDDMASKADGKLILVTAISPTPAGEGKTTTTIGLSDALNRIGKKSIVCVREPSMGPCFGMKGGAAGGGYAQVVPMEDINLHFTGDLHAIASAHNLLSAMIDNHIHHGNALQLDARRIVWQRVMDMNDRALRDIVVGMGGPANGYLREERFDIVVASEVMAIFCLSNSLQELKQRLGEILIAYSVDGTPRYARDIMAHGAMAALLKEAIKPNLVQTLENNPAFVHGGPFANIAHGCNSVISTKMALKLGDYVVTEAGFGADLGAEKFINIKCRKAGIKPDMAVVVATVKALKYHGGLELKELAAENLNALNTGLANLKRHLSNLQNEFGLRCIVAINHFVNDSDAEIELIKTAVKEMGAEAILARHWAEGGAGAEALAQRVVEMLDADAKPCQLLYPDSLPLWDKINEVAKRLYGTGQVVADKKVMDKIAMLNEQHGDIPVCMAKTPYSFSSDPSLRGTAENHTLTIRDVRLSNGAGFLVVLCGDVMTMPGLPKHPAAERIDIDENGSIVGLF from the coding sequence ATGTCAGATATTGAAATTGCCCAACAAGCTTCAATGCAGGAAGTCACTAGTCTCGCTGAGGAAAAGCTTGGTCTTGCCTCACATCATATTGACCCGTATGGACGTTTCAAAGCCAAAGTCTCTTTGGAAGTAATGGATGATATGGCATCGAAAGCGGATGGCAAGTTGATTTTAGTGACAGCCATTAGCCCGACGCCGGCAGGTGAGGGCAAAACCACTACAACCATTGGCTTGAGTGATGCGCTTAACCGAATTGGCAAAAAATCGATTGTCTGCGTGCGCGAACCATCAATGGGACCGTGTTTTGGTATGAAAGGTGGGGCCGCCGGTGGCGGTTATGCGCAGGTCGTGCCGATGGAAGATATTAATCTTCACTTTACCGGCGATCTACATGCGATTGCCTCAGCGCATAATTTATTATCAGCAATGATTGATAACCATATTCATCATGGCAATGCACTGCAGTTAGATGCTAGACGTATTGTCTGGCAACGAGTGATGGACATGAATGATCGTGCGCTGCGGGACATCGTCGTTGGTATGGGTGGCCCTGCTAACGGTTATTTACGTGAAGAGCGTTTTGATATTGTGGTGGCCTCAGAAGTGATGGCCATTTTTTGTTTGTCCAATTCTTTACAGGAATTGAAGCAACGTCTTGGCGAAATTTTAATCGCTTATTCGGTAGATGGGACGCCTCGTTATGCCCGTGACATTATGGCGCATGGTGCGATGGCGGCTTTATTGAAAGAAGCGATTAAGCCGAACCTGGTTCAGACTTTGGAAAATAACCCGGCCTTTGTACACGGCGGGCCTTTTGCCAATATCGCGCATGGCTGTAATTCTGTCATCTCAACCAAGATGGCACTAAAACTGGGTGATTATGTTGTCACTGAAGCCGGGTTTGGTGCTGATTTAGGTGCAGAAAAATTCATTAATATTAAGTGCCGTAAAGCGGGAATTAAACCGGATATGGCTGTGGTTGTCGCCACAGTAAAAGCCCTGAAATATCACGGTGGTCTGGAACTGAAAGAGCTGGCTGCTGAAAATCTTAATGCACTGAATACGGGATTGGCTAATTTAAAACGTCACCTAAGCAATCTACAAAACGAGTTCGGCTTGCGTTGTATTGTCGCCATCAATCATTTTGTCAATGATAGCGATGCTGAGATTGAATTGATTAAAACCGCGGTGAAAGAGATGGGGGCAGAGGCTATTCTTGCTCGCCATTGGGCCGAAGGTGGTGCTGGTGCTGAAGCATTAGCACAGCGTGTGGTTGAAATGCTGGATGCTGATGCTAAGCCTTGTCAGTTGTTATACCCGGATAGCTTGCCTCTTTGGGACAAAATCAACGAAGTCGCTAAACGTTTATATGGTACCGGTCAGGTCGTAGCTGATAAAAAAGTGATGGATAAGATCGCCATGCTGAATGAGCAGCACGGGGATATTCCGGTTTGTATGGCAAAAACACCGTATTCCTTTAGCAGTGACCCGAGCTTACGTGGCACAGCTGAGAATCATACGCTAACCATTCGTGATGTTCGTCTGTCAAACGGTGCAGGTTTTCTGGTGGTGCTTTGTGGTGATGTGATGACGATGCCTGGATTACCAAAACATCCTGCAGCAGAGCGGATTGATATTGATGAGAACGGTTCAATCGTTGGCTTATTCTAA